From a single Streptomyces rubradiris genomic region:
- a CDS encoding NAD(P)H-quinone dehydrogenase, producing the protein MEYVTRIVIIGGGPGGYEAALVAAQLGAEVTVVDCDGLGGASVLTDCVPSKTLIATAEVMTTFDSSYEELGIIVADDTPPLERSARVVGVDLGKVNRRVKRLALAQSHDITASVTRAGARVMRGRGRLEGMQALDGSRKVVVTAADGTEETLTADAVLIATGGHPRELPDARPDGERILNWTQVYDLTELPEELIVVGSGVTGAEFAGAYQALGSKVTLVSSRDRVLPGEDPDAAAVLEDVFRRRGMNVMARSRAQSAKRVGDRVEVALADGRVITGTHCLMAVGAIPNSAGLGLEEAGVKLRESGHIWTDKVSRTTAPGVYAAGDVTGVFALASVAAMQGRIAMYHFLGDAVAPLDLKAVSSNVFTDPEIATVGYTQADVDAGKIDARVVKLPLLRNPRAKMQGIRDGFVKIFSRPGTGIVVGGVVVAPRASELIHPISIAVDNNMTVEQIANAFTVYPSLSGSIAEVARQLHTRKASAEG; encoded by the coding sequence ATGGAGTACGTGACTCGGATCGTGATCATCGGTGGCGGACCCGGCGGATACGAGGCGGCCCTGGTGGCCGCCCAGCTCGGCGCGGAGGTGACCGTCGTCGACTGCGACGGTCTGGGCGGAGCGTCGGTGCTGACCGACTGCGTGCCGTCGAAGACCCTTATCGCTACGGCCGAGGTGATGACCACCTTCGACTCCTCCTACGAGGAGCTGGGGATCATCGTGGCCGACGACACCCCGCCGCTGGAGCGGTCGGCCCGGGTGGTCGGGGTGGACCTCGGCAAGGTCAACCGCCGGGTCAAGCGCCTGGCGCTCGCCCAGTCCCACGACATCACCGCGTCCGTCACGCGCGCCGGCGCCCGCGTCATGCGCGGGCGCGGCCGGCTGGAGGGCATGCAGGCCCTGGACGGGTCCCGCAAGGTCGTCGTCACCGCCGCCGACGGCACCGAGGAGACCCTCACCGCCGACGCCGTCCTCATCGCCACCGGCGGCCACCCCCGCGAGCTGCCCGACGCCCGCCCCGACGGCGAGCGCATCCTGAACTGGACCCAGGTCTACGACCTCACCGAGCTGCCGGAAGAGCTGATCGTGGTCGGCTCCGGCGTCACCGGCGCCGAGTTCGCCGGTGCCTACCAGGCCCTCGGCTCCAAGGTCACCCTGGTCTCCTCCCGCGACCGCGTGCTGCCCGGCGAGGACCCGGACGCCGCCGCCGTGCTGGAGGACGTCTTCCGGCGCCGCGGCATGAACGTCATGGCCCGCTCCCGCGCGCAGTCCGCCAAGCGCGTCGGCGACCGGGTCGAGGTGGCGCTGGCCGACGGCCGGGTCATCACCGGCACCCACTGCCTGATGGCCGTCGGCGCCATCCCGAACAGCGCGGGCCTGGGCCTGGAGGAGGCCGGCGTCAAGCTGCGCGAGTCCGGGCACATCTGGACCGACAAGGTGTCGCGCACCACCGCCCCCGGCGTCTACGCGGCCGGCGACGTGACCGGTGTCTTCGCCCTCGCCTCCGTGGCCGCCATGCAGGGGCGGATCGCCATGTACCACTTCCTGGGCGACGCGGTGGCCCCGCTGGACCTGAAGGCGGTCTCCTCCAACGTCTTCACGGACCCCGAGATCGCGACCGTCGGCTACACGCAGGCGGACGTCGACGCGGGCAAGATCGACGCGCGCGTGGTCAAGCTGCCGCTGCTGCGCAACCCGCGCGCCAAGATGCAGGGCATCCGGGACGGCTTCGTGAAGATCTTCTCCCGGCCGGGCACCGGGATCGTCGTCGGCGGTGTCGTGGTGGCGCCGCGCGCCTCGGAACTGATCCACCCCATCTCGATCGCCGTCGACAACAATATGACGGTCGAACAGATCGCGAACGCCTTCACCGTGTACCCCTCCCTTTCGGGGTCGATCGCGGAGGTCGCCCGGCAGCTGCACACCCGCA
- a CDS encoding gamma-glutamylcyclotransferase: MSLYAAYAGNLDARLMSRRAPHSPLRATGWLNGWRLTFGGEQLGWEGALATIVEDPLAQVFVGLYDIAPMDEESLDRWEGVGLDLYRRVRVRAHTLDGEEPAWAYVLNGYEGGLPSARYLGEIADAAESAGAPHDYVMELRKRPC, translated from the coding sequence ATGTCGCTCTATGCCGCCTACGCCGGCAATCTCGACGCGCGTCTGATGTCCCGCCGCGCCCCGCACTCCCCGCTGCGCGCCACCGGCTGGCTCAACGGCTGGCGGCTGACCTTCGGCGGCGAGCAGCTCGGCTGGGAGGGCGCGCTGGCGACGATCGTCGAGGACCCGCTGGCCCAGGTGTTCGTCGGCCTGTACGACATCGCGCCGATGGACGAGGAGTCGCTCGACCGGTGGGAAGGGGTGGGGCTGGACCTGTACCGCCGGGTCCGGGTGCGCGCGCACACCTTGGACGGCGAGGAGCCGGCCTGGGCCTACGTCCTCAACGGCTACGAGGGCGGGCTGCCGTCGGCGCGCTATCTGGGCGAGATCGCCGACGCGGCGGAGTCGGCGGGCGCCCCGCACGACTATGTGATGGAACTCCGCAAGCGCCCCTGCTGA
- a CDS encoding purine-nucleoside phosphorylase, with protein MNASLLPDDIQGDPYAAADAAAARLRALTGAETHDVALVMGSGWAPAVDALGAPDAEFQVTELPGFPPPAVEGHGGKVRSYSFGDKRALVFLGRTHYYEGRGVAAVAHGVRTAVAAGCKTVVLTNGCGGLREGMRPGQPVLISDHINLTATSPIVGANFVDLTDLYSPRLRALCKEIDPTLEEGVYAQFPGPHYETPAEIRMARVIGADLVGMSTVLEAIAAREAGAEVLGISLVTNLAAGMTGEPLNHEEVLQAGRDSAARMGQLLAQVLGKL; from the coding sequence GTGAACGCATCTCTTCTTCCGGACGACATCCAGGGCGACCCCTACGCCGCCGCCGACGCCGCCGCCGCGCGCCTGCGCGCCCTCACCGGCGCCGAGACCCACGACGTCGCCCTCGTGATGGGCTCCGGCTGGGCTCCGGCCGTCGACGCGCTGGGCGCCCCCGACGCCGAGTTCCAGGTCACCGAGCTGCCCGGCTTCCCGCCGCCGGCCGTCGAGGGGCACGGCGGCAAGGTCCGCTCGTACTCCTTCGGTGACAAGCGCGCCCTGGTCTTCCTGGGCCGCACCCACTACTACGAGGGCCGTGGCGTCGCGGCGGTCGCGCACGGCGTGCGCACCGCGGTCGCGGCCGGCTGCAAGACCGTGGTGCTCACCAACGGCTGCGGCGGTCTGCGCGAGGGCATGCGCCCCGGCCAGCCGGTGCTGATCAGCGACCACATCAACCTCACGGCGACGTCCCCGATCGTCGGCGCGAACTTCGTCGACCTGACGGACCTGTACTCGCCGCGCCTGCGCGCCCTGTGCAAGGAGATCGACCCCACGCTGGAGGAGGGCGTCTACGCCCAGTTCCCCGGCCCGCACTACGAGACCCCGGCCGAGATCCGCATGGCCCGCGTCATCGGCGCGGACCTGGTCGGTATGTCCACCGTCCTGGAGGCCATCGCCGCGCGCGAGGCGGGCGCCGAGGTGCTGGGCATCTCCCTGGTGACCAACCTGGCCGCGGGCATGACCGGCGAGCCCCTCAACCACGAGGAGGTCCTCCAGGCCGGCCGCGACTCGGCGGCCCGGATGGGCCAGCTGCTGGCGCAGGTGCTGGGCAAGCTGTAA